A portion of the Actomonas aquatica genome contains these proteins:
- a CDS encoding PTS sugar transporter subunit IIA produces MAVRISDLLDPARIDLNVRSARRTTALAQVAGLLESHEAMTNYKGFYKDLLARERLDSTCLGNSVALPHARTDHLKETLLAVGRHDRGIYFEKADEHVKLMFLLGTPKKDPTAYLSLVSRLCKLVKQPALRTALLEAETPAEFIAAVTDAEAKL; encoded by the coding sequence ATGGCAGTTCGAATTTCCGATCTCCTCGATCCTGCTCGCATCGATTTGAACGTGCGCAGCGCGCGTCGCACGACCGCGCTCGCCCAGGTTGCCGGCCTGTTGGAATCGCATGAGGCGATGACCAACTACAAGGGCTTCTACAAAGACCTGCTCGCGCGCGAACGCCTCGACTCCACCTGTCTCGGTAACAGCGTCGCCCTGCCGCACGCCCGCACCGATCACCTCAAGGAAACCTTGCTCGCCGTCGGTCGCCACGACCGCGGCATCTATTTCGAGAAAGCCGACGAACACGTGAAACTCATGTTCCTGCTCGGCACCCCCAAGAAGGATCCCACCGCCTACCTTTCCCTCGTCAGCCGCCTCTGCAAACTGGTCAAGCAGCCCGCCCTGCGCACCGCCTTGCTCGAAGCCGAGACCCCCGCCGAATTCATCGCCGCCGTCACCGACGCCGAGGCGAAGCTGTAA
- a CDS encoding MGH1-like glycoside hydrolase domain-containing protein, whose protein sequence is MSDEAERHRLHQNERREIYWKRWGPYLADRQWGTVREDYSADGDAWRNFPHDHAAARAYRWGEDGLLGLCDNEGRLCFALALWNGQDPILKERLFGLTGPEGNHGEDVKELYFHLENTPTHSWMQALYKYPQSVFPYDQLVTENRRRNREQPEFELTDTDAFADNRYFDIFIRYAKADADDLLIEIEAINRGPDPAPLHLLPTWWFRNTWSWGCAHEGCLAAPSIRATENPGFVAAQHEQLEDWLFAVEDDALPWYFTNNETNNQRLFNSPNTTPYTKDAFHRRVIHGETDAVNPDQHGTKCAAHASVTLEPGASHVLRARFRPAAGAPPRAEWFGETFTAVFEKRRQEAADFYAALPDRPTDPAAATVVERAYAGLLWSKQFYHYIVADWLKGDPHQPPPPPGRHAIRNSEWRHLYNRRVISMPDKWEYPWYAAWDLAFHMIPFARIDPEFAKVQLNLFLREWYMHPNGQLPAYEWNFSDVNPPVHAWACWRVYKLTGPRGQRDTLFLARTFQKLLLNFTWWVNRKDPNGNNLFGGGFLGLDNIGVFDRSKPLPIGGSLAQADGTAWMAFYCSTMLAMALELAETKPEYEDIASKFFEHFVSIADAMNELGGTGLWHEEDGFYYDQYLPPDGPPEPLRVRSMVGIIPLFAVEFIDHNRLDQLPGFAQRTRWFLENRKDLAAQISYFTPDGGKEGLHLLAIPSRERLTRVLRYVFDENEFLSPYGLRSLSKAHYDDPFIMHTGDETHCVSYEPGESSSFMFGGNSNWRGPVWFPLNYIFIEALERYHHFYGDNFTIEYPTGSGNALTLAQIAEDLAQRLGKLFLPDPETGRRPSLGNDDRYANDPHWRDLVLFHEYFHGDTGQGLGASHQTGWTALVTRLLES, encoded by the coding sequence GTGTCCGACGAAGCCGAACGCCACCGCCTCCACCAAAACGAACGCCGGGAGATCTACTGGAAACGCTGGGGTCCCTACCTCGCCGACCGCCAGTGGGGCACCGTGCGCGAAGACTACTCGGCCGACGGCGACGCCTGGCGCAATTTCCCCCATGACCACGCCGCCGCCCGCGCCTACCGCTGGGGCGAAGACGGCTTGCTCGGCCTCTGCGACAATGAGGGCCGCCTGTGCTTCGCCCTCGCCCTCTGGAACGGCCAGGACCCGATCCTCAAGGAACGGCTCTTCGGCCTCACCGGCCCCGAGGGCAACCACGGCGAAGACGTCAAAGAACTCTACTTCCACCTCGAGAACACGCCCACCCACAGCTGGATGCAGGCGCTCTACAAATATCCGCAGTCGGTCTTCCCCTACGACCAACTCGTCACCGAAAACCGCCGTCGCAATCGCGAGCAGCCCGAGTTCGAACTCACCGACACCGACGCCTTCGCCGACAACCGCTACTTCGATATCTTCATCCGCTACGCCAAAGCCGACGCCGATGACCTTCTGATCGAGATCGAAGCCATCAACCGCGGTCCCGACCCCGCCCCGCTTCACCTCCTGCCCACGTGGTGGTTTCGCAACACCTGGTCCTGGGGCTGCGCCCACGAGGGTTGCCTCGCCGCGCCCTCCATCCGCGCCACCGAAAACCCCGGCTTCGTCGCCGCCCAACACGAGCAGCTCGAGGACTGGCTCTTCGCCGTCGAAGACGACGCGCTGCCTTGGTATTTCACCAACAACGAGACCAACAACCAGCGTCTCTTCAACAGCCCCAACACCACGCCCTACACCAAGGACGCCTTTCACCGCCGCGTGATCCACGGCGAGACGGACGCGGTCAATCCCGACCAACACGGCACCAAATGCGCCGCCCACGCCAGCGTCACGCTCGAGCCCGGCGCCTCCCACGTGCTGCGCGCCCGCTTCCGCCCGGCCGCCGGCGCCCCGCCGCGCGCTGAGTGGTTCGGCGAGACCTTCACCGCTGTATTCGAAAAACGGCGACAAGAGGCGGCCGACTTCTACGCCGCCCTGCCCGATCGGCCCACCGACCCCGCCGCCGCCACCGTCGTCGAACGCGCTTACGCCGGCCTCCTCTGGTCGAAACAGTTTTACCACTACATCGTGGCCGACTGGCTCAAAGGCGATCCGCACCAACCGCCGCCCCCGCCCGGCCGCCACGCCATCCGCAACTCCGAATGGCGCCACCTCTACAACCGCCGCGTCATCTCCATGCCCGACAAGTGGGAATACCCGTGGTATGCGGCGTGGGATCTCGCCTTTCACATGATCCCCTTCGCGCGGATCGACCCCGAGTTCGCCAAGGTGCAACTCAACCTCTTCCTGCGCGAATGGTATATGCACCCCAATGGCCAACTCCCGGCCTACGAGTGGAACTTCTCCGACGTCAATCCACCCGTCCACGCCTGGGCCTGCTGGCGCGTCTACAAACTCACCGGCCCCCGCGGCCAGCGCGACACCCTCTTCCTCGCCCGCACCTTCCAAAAGCTGCTCCTCAACTTCACCTGGTGGGTCAACCGCAAGGATCCCAACGGCAACAACCTCTTCGGCGGCGGCTTCCTCGGCCTCGACAACATCGGCGTCTTCGATCGCTCCAAACCGCTCCCCATCGGCGGCTCCCTCGCCCAGGCCGACGGCACCGCCTGGATGGCGTTCTACTGCAGCACCATGCTCGCCATGGCGCTCGAACTCGCCGAAACCAAACCGGAATACGAAGACATCGCGTCCAAGTTCTTCGAACACTTCGTGTCCATCGCCGATGCCATGAACGAGCTCGGCGGCACCGGTCTCTGGCACGAGGAAGACGGTTTTTATTACGACCAATACCTGCCGCCCGACGGCCCTCCGGAACCCCTGCGCGTGCGCTCCATGGTCGGCATCATCCCGCTCTTCGCCGTCGAGTTCATCGACCACAACCGCCTCGACCAACTCCCCGGTTTCGCGCAACGCACCCGCTGGTTTTTGGAGAACCGCAAAGACCTCGCTGCGCAGATTTCCTACTTCACGCCCGACGGCGGCAAGGAGGGCCTGCACCTGCTCGCCATCCCGTCGCGCGAACGCCTCACCCGCGTCCTGCGCTACGTTTTCGATGAGAACGAATTTCTCTCCCCCTACGGTCTGCGCTCGTTGTCCAAGGCCCACTACGACGACCCCTTCATCATGCACACCGGGGACGAAACGCACTGCGTGTCCTACGAACCGGGCGAGTCCTCCTCCTTCATGTTTGGCGGCAACTCCAACTGGCGCGGCCCCGTGTGGTTCCCGCTCAACTACATCTTCATCGAGGCCCTCGAGCGTTATCACCACTTCTACGGTGACAACTTCACCATCGAATACCCCACCGGCAGCGGCAACGCCCTCACCCTCGCGCAGATCGCCGAAGATCTCGCCCAACGCCTCGGCAAACTCTTCCTGCCCGATCCCGAGACCGGCCGCCGTCCCTCCCTCGGCAACGACGACCGTTACGCCAATGATCCGCATTGGCGCGACCTCGTGCTCTTCCACGAATACTTCCACGGCGACACCGGCCAGGGCCTCGGCGCCAGCCACCAAACCGGCTGGACCGCCCTCGTCACCCGCCTCCTCGAAAGCTAG
- the gyrA gene encoding DNA gyrase subunit A, with protein sequence MFTANEKLTTANITDIMQTAYIDYSMSVIVSRALPDARDGLKPVQRRILYAMLREGLLHNRAFDKCAGVVGEVLKNYHPHGDSSVYDTLVRMAQNWVMRYPLIDPQGNFGSVDGDPPAAYRYTESRLTALAETLLANIEEETVDFAPNYKESTTEPTVLPSALPHLLMNGSTGIAVGMATNIPPHNLDELIAATCAIIDRPDITLEEVCQFIKGPDFPTGGVIVGTAGIDSYLRTGKGIVRMRGKAHTEEMKTGGEQIIITEIPYNVNRANLVSKIAELVSDKTIEGIRDLRDESDENTRIVIELKRGEQAEPILNQLYKKTALESSFGVTLLALDDKRPKQMNIRELLDCYIEHRRDVITRRTQYRLRKAEDRAHILEGYKIALDNLDDFVRIIRASSNRQEAKEKLMAKYPLTERQTDAILELRLYQLTGLERDKIEEEYAQLLRLIEELRGILESERRLLDVIKEELVEAGGKYSSARKSDIVPDMGDFRMEDVIPNEGMVITISHSGFIKRTRVAEYRSQKRGGKGIIGADTYTDDFVEHLFTAQTHDYILFITSHGQCLARKVYQIPEGTRTSKGKSVKSFLSLDDGEKIAAMLTTSDFDEEHFLVMATKEGQIKKTALAAYTNSTRDSGIIGINLAENDTVIGCVLTNGANEIILVSNLGLAVRFREQTETGEVLFRATGRATSGVTGMRFKKKGDYLQAIEVVDLEKKFLVASQSGLGVRTRFEDYRLINRGGSGVTAQDLPRDGSVSLVGALGVKDTDEIMLLTSKGQSIRCPVDTIRETNRGAKGVKLLTLGEGDSLLSIAKVVESEEELDAAAAAIGETAADAADAAAETTPSTGDTPSTDDAEPDAAADADDES encoded by the coding sequence GTGTTCACCGCCAACGAAAAACTCACCACGGCCAACATCACCGACATCATGCAGACGGCCTACATCGACTACTCGATGTCGGTCATTGTCTCCCGCGCGCTCCCCGATGCCCGCGACGGCCTCAAGCCCGTCCAGCGCCGCATCCTCTACGCCATGCTGCGCGAAGGCCTGCTCCACAACCGCGCCTTCGACAAGTGCGCCGGTGTCGTCGGTGAAGTCCTCAAAAACTATCACCCGCACGGCGACTCCTCCGTCTACGACACCCTCGTGCGTATGGCGCAAAACTGGGTCATGCGCTACCCGCTCATCGACCCGCAGGGTAACTTCGGTTCCGTCGATGGCGACCCGCCCGCCGCCTACCGTTACACCGAGTCGCGCCTCACCGCCCTCGCCGAAACCCTCCTCGCCAACATCGAGGAAGAGACCGTCGACTTCGCCCCCAATTACAAGGAGTCGACCACCGAGCCCACCGTCCTGCCCTCCGCCCTGCCGCACCTGCTCATGAACGGCTCGACGGGTATCGCGGTCGGTATGGCGACCAACATCCCGCCCCACAATCTCGACGAACTCATCGCCGCCACCTGCGCGATCATCGACCGCCCCGACATCACCCTCGAGGAGGTCTGCCAGTTCATCAAGGGCCCCGACTTCCCCACCGGCGGCGTCATCGTCGGCACCGCCGGCATCGATTCCTACCTGCGCACCGGCAAGGGCATCGTCCGCATGCGCGGCAAGGCCCACACCGAGGAGATGAAAACCGGTGGTGAGCAGATCATCATCACCGAGATCCCCTACAACGTAAACCGCGCCAACCTCGTCTCCAAGATCGCCGAACTCGTCTCCGACAAGACCATCGAAGGCATCCGCGACCTCCGCGACGAATCCGACGAAAACACCCGCATCGTCATCGAGCTCAAGCGCGGCGAACAAGCCGAGCCCATCCTCAACCAACTCTACAAGAAGACCGCCCTCGAGTCTTCCTTCGGCGTCACACTCCTCGCTCTCGACGACAAGCGCCCGAAGCAGATGAACATCCGCGAGCTGCTCGATTGCTACATCGAGCACCGCCGCGACGTCATCACCCGCCGCACCCAATACCGCCTGCGCAAGGCCGAGGATCGCGCCCACATCCTCGAGGGCTACAAGATCGCCCTCGATAACCTCGACGACTTCGTCCGCATCATCCGCGCCTCCTCCAACCGCCAGGAGGCCAAGGAGAAATTGATGGCGAAATACCCGCTCACCGAGCGCCAGACCGACGCCATTCTCGAGCTCCGTCTCTACCAACTCACCGGCCTCGAGCGCGACAAGATCGAAGAGGAATACGCCCAACTGCTCCGCCTCATCGAAGAGCTCCGCGGCATCCTCGAATCCGAGCGCCGCCTGCTCGACGTCATCAAGGAAGAGCTCGTGGAAGCCGGCGGCAAATACAGCTCCGCCCGCAAGTCCGACATCGTCCCCGACATGGGCGACTTCCGCATGGAGGACGTCATCCCCAACGAGGGCATGGTCATCACCATCTCGCACTCCGGCTTCATCAAGCGCACCCGCGTCGCCGAATACCGCTCCCAGAAGCGCGGCGGCAAGGGTATCATCGGAGCGGATACCTACACCGATGACTTCGTGGAACACCTCTTCACGGCGCAGACCCACGACTACATCCTCTTTATCACCAGCCACGGCCAGTGCCTCGCCCGCAAGGTCTACCAGATCCCGGAGGGCACCCGCACCTCCAAGGGCAAGTCGGTGAAGTCCTTCCTCTCCCTCGACGACGGCGAAAAGATCGCCGCCATGCTCACCACCTCCGACTTCGACGAGGAGCACTTCCTCGTCATGGCCACCAAGGAGGGGCAGATCAAAAAGACCGCCCTCGCCGCCTACACCAACTCGACCCGCGACTCCGGTATCATCGGCATCAACCTGGCCGAAAACGACACCGTCATCGGCTGCGTGCTCACCAACGGTGCCAACGAGATCATCCTCGTTTCCAACCTCGGTCTCGCCGTCCGCTTCCGCGAACAAACCGAGACCGGCGAGGTGCTCTTCCGCGCCACCGGCCGCGCCACCAGCGGCGTCACCGGCATGCGCTTCAAAAAGAAGGGCGACTACCTCCAGGCCATCGAAGTGGTCGATCTCGAGAAGAAGTTCCTCGTCGCCAGCCAAAGCGGCCTCGGCGTGCGGACCCGCTTCGAAGATTACCGCCTCATCAACCGCGGCGGCTCGGGCGTCACCGCTCAGGACCTGCCCCGGGACGGCTCCGTTTCGTTGGTTGGCGCCCTCGGCGTCAAGGACACCGACGAGATCATGCTCCTCACCTCCAAGGGCCAAAGCATCCGCTGCCCGGTCGACACCATTCGCGAAACCAACCGCGGCGCCAAGGGCGTGAAGCTCCTCACCCTCGGTGAAGGCGACTCCCTGCTCTCCATCGCCAAGGTCGTGGAATCCGAAGAGGAACTCGACGCCGCTGCCGCCGCCATCGGCGAGACCGCTGCAGACGCCGCCGATGCCGCCGCCGAGACCACCCCGTCGACCGGCGACACGCCGTCCACCGACGACGCGGAACCGGACGCCGCAGCTGACGCGGACGACGAGTCCTGA
- a CDS encoding type II toxin-antitoxin system HicA family toxin, with protein sequence MKQISGKDFVRTAEHHGWQLKRIQGSHHILGKPGHRERLVVPVHGNQPLKTGLLHHLLKTAQLTEADL encoded by the coding sequence ATGAAGCAAATCTCCGGCAAAGACTTCGTGCGCACCGCTGAACACCATGGTTGGCAACTCAAACGCATCCAAGGCAGCCACCACATCCTCGGCAAACCCGGCCACCGCGAGCGCCTCGTCGTCCCCGTCCACGGCAACCAGCCTCTCAAAACCGGACTCCTCCACCATCTTTTAAAAACCGCCCAGCTCACCGAAGCCGATCTCTGA
- a CDS encoding type II toxin-antitoxin system HicB family antitoxin: MKLKAIIHKADEGGYWAEVPALPGCVTQGETLDELNANLREAIEGWLAVEEEQAAYGSEDQVVEVAL, translated from the coding sequence ATGAAGCTCAAAGCCATCATCCACAAGGCCGACGAAGGCGGGTATTGGGCGGAAGTTCCCGCCCTGCCCGGCTGCGTCACCCAAGGCGAAACCCTCGACGAACTGAACGCCAATCTCCGCGAAGCCATCGAAGGCTGGCTGGCCGTCGAAGAGGAACAAGCCGCCTACGGCTCCGAAGACCAAGTGGTCGAAGTGGCTCTTTGA